The DNA segment TTTATTTAGCTTAAATTTGCGCATAGTCGCCCTCGCTTTTTACTTCAAATTTATCTATGACCGCCCACTCTTTTAAAATTTGCTTATCCGTTTTGATTTTTACTTTGTTATAAAACTGATCGAAGCCTTCGTAAAATTCGCCGTTTAGCTGCTCGACGAGCACGTTTAGGCTCCCGCCTTTTTTGGCATGCTCTTGTCTAAATTTAAAATTATTTTCCGCTACGATTTGCTTTAAAGTTTTAAGCCTAGCCTTCGCCACGTCACCGCTAACGTCCATTTTCATATCCGCCGAGTGCGTGCCCGTGCGCGGCGAATACGCAAAGCAGTGTAGATGTGTGAGCGGAAATTTTTTAAAATTTACCAGCGCCTCGCTCCAGATTTCTTCGCTCTCGCCCGGATGCCCAACGATGTAGTCAGTTCCTAGCGCAAAGCCCATCTCGCTAAGCTCCAAAAATAGCTCCAAATCCCTAAAGGCCTGATTTCGCCGCCTCATAATGCGCAGCATCGCCTCGCTCGTGTGCTGAAGCGCGATGTGCAGGTGCCGCTCCAGCCAGCTCTCGCGTAAGATTTCGCGAAAACTCTCGTCTATCTGGCTGGGCTCTATGCTGCCTAGCCTTATGCGCTTTATGCCGCCTACTTTACCGAGCCTACCTAGCAAGCGACCTAGGCTTGAGCCCGTATCCTTGCCGTAGCTGCCGATGTTTGTGCCCGTTAGCACCAGCTCGTTATAGCCGTTATAAGCTAAAATTTTAGCCTCGCGCAAGATCGCTTCCTCATCCATACTGCGCGCCTTGCCGCGAACGGCGGGGATGATGCAGTAACTGCAGGCAAAGTCGCAGCCCTCTTGGATCTTGATAAAGGCTTTGGTGTGATTTTCGTAGTTCGTTACGATATTTTTGTCGATACTTTTTAAATTTCCCAGCTCGAAAAACGGATCTTGCGACTTTAGCAGCGCATTTATATCCTCTTTTTTACTCGCGCCTATCACGCCGAAAACCGCGCTTTTACTAAACAGCTCCTTGCCCTTGCTTACTGCGCCGCAGCCCGTTAGTATCACTCTAGCGCCTCGCTTTTTTATGCCGTTTATATAGCTGCGCGCGCCGCTATCTGCGGAGTTTGTGACCGTGCAGGAATTCACCACTACGATGTCGGCTTCGTTTTCGTCGCTAACGATATCGTAGTCTTTGACGTAGCTTTTCATCAGCTCGGTGTCGTAGATGTTCGTGCGGCAGCCGAAGGTTTTAAAAAATACTTTCTCTCGGCGCGGCTCTTGCGTGGTCAAATTTGAGTTTAAATTCGCATTCATATTTCCTCGCCGCCCTCCGCCAGAGGCTTTGACTCGCCGGCTTTTACGCGCCCGTCCATATAGATAGTCTGCGTAGGATACGCGATCACGATGTCGTCGTGGCTAGCGATGGCTTCCATGATCTCCGCGCTTATCGTGCTTCGCAAAGATAGCGTGGCAAAGGCGTTTGCCATATACCAGACCGAAATTTTCACGCCGTAAGGTTCGATAAAGGTAAATACGCGCGGCTCGACGTTTGGATTTTTGATACTGTATTGATTTCGCAGCTTGCTCATCTGCTTTTTGGCGATTTCGGTGTAGCCTTTGGAGTATTTTCGCACGATGGCTTTGATGATGTGGGCGGCTTTTTTGTGATTTGATTCAAAGCTAAAAACGACGTCGATACCGTCCCAGACGGTCTTCATACCTTGGTGCGAGTAGTTTGCGATAAGATCGGTGAAGATATAATTATTCGGCACGAATATAATGCGCCCCGCTCTGCGGTTTGCATTTACCGTGACTATCGTAACGTCCTCGTAGATGGTCATCCTAAGCAGCGAGATATCGATGATATCGCCCACGACGTCCTCTCCGTCTTTGCGCACCTTTATGCGGTCGCCGACGTGAAAGCTACCGCCGAAAACCACCACCGTCCAGCCGAGCATACTCATAAACATATCTTTCATCGCGATCGCGATACCCGCAGATGCAAAGCCCAGCACCGTGACGAGATAAGTCACGTTTTCGATATAGGCAAAAAGCAAGATCATAATGATGAGCGTAATATTTACGAGATTTATAAATTTATTCGCCGTATAGAGGCGCTCGTTATCGGTGATCGTCTTTTTGATGATAAATTTAAACAAAAACGAAAGCCCGATCACGACTACGATAAATATACCGATATCAAGCGCCTTTTTCATCTGCGCCTTGATATCCTCGCTAGTGCGGTTTATCGCCTCATTTACGCGCTTTTCATACACTCCGTAGGTAGTCTTTGCGATGTCGGCCGCAGCGTTAAATTCCGCTAGCTCCTGCCTGGTCCCATCTAGCTCGTCTTTAAACTGCGGCTCCTCGCTTAGCTTTACGATCTGGGCTAAAATTTGCTCTTTTCTAGCTAGCTCGTCGGTCGTCTTAGAAAGCCCTTCCAAGCGGTGCTTATACTCGTCTTTTTCGCTTCTAAGCTGCTTTATGTATGAAAAGCCCGAGATCACGGCGACGGGATTGGTTATCTTTTGTAAAATTTCTATCTCGGGAGCCGTTATCATACTGGAAAACGGCGCTTTTTGAAACTCTCTTAAAAGCTCGATCTGCTCTTTTAACGTGCTTTGCTTTTTTTGTAGTTCGAGCACTTTTTCGGTATTTTTAGCCTGTTTTTTTATCGCTGCTTCGATTCCTTCAAGCTCTGCGCTTAGCTTTTGAAAGGTGTTATAGTTTGAGTAGCGAGTCGCCCAGATATTATCGGCCAGCTCATCCTCGATAAAGGCCAAAGAGGCGTTTAGCTCGGCTAGCTGGGCTTCTTTTGTCCCGTTAAAATCGCTAGGTATATCATCTAGCGCATAAGCAAAGAGCGCAAAAAATAAAATAAATAAAATTTTTCTCATTCAAACTCTCTTAAAACGTCCATCACGAGCTCGCGCGGCACGTCTTTTCGTATCTCGTATGCGCCGATACCTCGCGGCAGGATAAATTTGATCGCGGAGTTTTCCGCCTTTTTATCAAGGAAAAACGCCTCGTAAAAGCTGCTTGCATTTGGCACCTTGTAGCTTATCGGCAAGTCAAATTTAACTAAAAGCTCCGCCACGCGCGCCTTTTGCTCCTCGCTCATGAGGCCTAGCTTTACCGCTAGCGCGTTAGCCATATTCATACCGATCGCCACCGCCTCGCCGTGTAGATATTTTTTATAGTTTGTTTCGTTTTCTATCACGTGAGCGAAGGTATGGCCGTAGTTTAGCACCGCACGCACGCCCTTTTCGCGCTCGTCGACCTCTACGGCGGCGGCCTTTATCTGCACGCAGCGGTAGATTAAATTTTGCAAATTCGCCTCATCAGTCAAATTTGCGTTCTCCATCCACGAAAATAGTTTTTCGTCAAAGGTTATCGCCATCTTTACGGCCTCCGCAAGTCCCGCTGCAAATTCGCGCTTTTCAAGCGTCTTTAAAAACCCGGTTTCGCAGTAAACGGCGCTTGGTTGATAAAACGAGCCGATCAGATTTTTGCCGAATTTGTTATTTACGCCCGTTTTTCCGCCTACGCTCGCGTCAACTTGGGCTAGCAGAGTAGTCGGGATGTTTATAAATTTGATCCCGCGCTCGAAAATGCTCGCCGCAAAGCCCGCCATATCGCTCACCACTCCGCCGCCAAGCGCGATGATCACGCTACTGCGGTCAAGGCGGCTGACAAAAAGCTGCTCTAAAATCGCCTCGATAGTTTGCATATTTTTATACTCTTCACCGTCTGGGACGCTGATGATGAATTTTTGCGGACAATCTATGCGTGAGAGTAAATTTTGCAGATAAAGCCCGCCTACCTTTGC comes from the Campylobacter rectus genome and includes:
- the mtaB gene encoding tRNA (N(6)-L-threonylcarbamoyladenosine(37)-C(2))-methylthiotransferase MtaB; the encoded protein is MNANLNSNLTTQEPRREKVFFKTFGCRTNIYDTELMKSYVKDYDIVSDENEADIVVVNSCTVTNSADSGARSYINGIKKRGARVILTGCGAVSKGKELFSKSAVFGVIGASKKEDINALLKSQDPFFELGNLKSIDKNIVTNYENHTKAFIKIQEGCDFACSYCIIPAVRGKARSMDEEAILREAKILAYNGYNELVLTGTNIGSYGKDTGSSLGRLLGRLGKVGGIKRIRLGSIEPSQIDESFREILRESWLERHLHIALQHTSEAMLRIMRRRNQAFRDLELFLELSEMGFALGTDYIVGHPGESEEIWSEALVNFKKFPLTHLHCFAYSPRTGTHSADMKMDVSGDVAKARLKTLKQIVAENNFKFRQEHAKKGGSLNVLVEQLNGEFYEGFDQFYNKVKIKTDKQILKEWAVIDKFEVKSEGDYAQI
- the aroB gene encoding 3-dehydroquinate synthase, producing the protein MKIDIKFDGKPGYGVYINELKELKFDAKVAIVTNAKVGGLYLQNLLSRIDCPQKFIISVPDGEEYKNMQTIEAILEQLFVSRLDRSSVIIALGGGVVSDMAGFAASIFERGIKFINIPTTLLAQVDASVGGKTGVNNKFGKNLIGSFYQPSAVYCETGFLKTLEKREFAAGLAEAVKMAITFDEKLFSWMENANLTDEANLQNLIYRCVQIKAAAVEVDEREKGVRAVLNYGHTFAHVIENETNYKKYLHGEAVAIGMNMANALAVKLGLMSEEQKARVAELLVKFDLPISYKVPNASSFYEAFFLDKKAENSAIKFILPRGIGAYEIRKDVPRELVMDVLREFE
- a CDS encoding mechanosensitive ion channel domain-containing protein; the protein is MRKILFILFFALFAYALDDIPSDFNGTKEAQLAELNASLAFIEDELADNIWATRYSNYNTFQKLSAELEGIEAAIKKQAKNTEKVLELQKKQSTLKEQIELLREFQKAPFSSMITAPEIEILQKITNPVAVISGFSYIKQLRSEKDEYKHRLEGLSKTTDELARKEQILAQIVKLSEEPQFKDELDGTRQELAEFNAAADIAKTTYGVYEKRVNEAINRTSEDIKAQMKKALDIGIFIVVVIGLSFLFKFIIKKTITDNERLYTANKFINLVNITLIIMILLFAYIENVTYLVTVLGFASAGIAIAMKDMFMSMLGWTVVVFGGSFHVGDRIKVRKDGEDVVGDIIDISLLRMTIYEDVTIVTVNANRRAGRIIFVPNNYIFTDLIANYSHQGMKTVWDGIDVVFSFESNHKKAAHIIKAIVRKYSKGYTEIAKKQMSKLRNQYSIKNPNVEPRVFTFIEPYGVKISVWYMANAFATLSLRSTISAEIMEAIASHDDIVIAYPTQTIYMDGRVKAGESKPLAEGGEEI